The following are encoded together in the Plasmodium brasilianum strain Bolivian I chromosome 10, whole genome shotgun sequence genome:
- a CDS encoding PIR protein, whose product MEMDKILEELYPYSIYKEFNDELVNATDETYCNEFKTIKQDYKEKSFELCKKVTKLLEFVFKKHTSAKYKDYCSHYKNWVYQEIWKLFNEHTSNSDIDDVIKKFYKLQRNLFNVHNKNDCSYRFDFNTFEGLYYKIEEKSLYDYFKNYNTIKTSETCNKCENGKYKEYLESINDMYNNWKDPCCSYGKSVCDNYFLSCKDEFDPSELLSAFLSKGSDSCDGLNRITANFDEEKLNSKVSEPEILSSITYGTCFNLENGRLTSDIKRHPHCSLFATSVTLTRSVPTAEYGGTKVTDSGSPPGSTNLDSRSNQAEVDASRRGQPDAKGKRGDFGDSGVKIEAVPPVKDAAGPIRWKFDERGTLQCPSKSINKYEELLCEYMDVLVEGNFATQIEGTGRYKVKVGTKWTEADLKLARERVRKRRSANESNILNNIFVRISTGVTLFTPFGSRLRRHRKRKQRYRFDFTDLCTRKRPRRFLKRTYRHSDRRRFNVVNIDDELHSSNDLQNIN is encoded by the exons atggaaATG GATAAAATTTTAGAAGAGTTATATCCATACAGTATATACAAAGAATTCAATGATGAATTGGTAAATGCAACAGATGAAACATACTGTAATGaatttaaaacaataaaacaaGATTACAAAGAAAAATCCTTTGAACTTTGTAAAAAAGTCACAAAACTTTTAGaatttgtatttaaaaagCATACATCAGCGAAATATAAGGACTACTGTTCGCATTATAAAAACTGGGTATATCAAGAAATATGGAAATTGTTTAATGAACACACATCAAATAGTGATATCGACGATGTTattaagaaattttataaattgcaACGTAATCTTTTCAATGTTCACAACAAGAATGATTGTTCTTATAGATTTGATTTTAATACCTTTGAGGGAttgtattataaaatagaagAGAAATCTTTGtatgattattttaaaaactatAACACTATTAAAACTAGTGAAACTTGTAATAAATGTGAGAATggtaaatataaagaataccTTGAATCTATCAATGATATGTATAACAATTGGAAGGATCCTTGTTGTTCGTATGGGAAATCAGTATGtgacaattattttttaagttgtAAAGATGAGTTTGATCCGAGTGAACTATTATCTGCATTTCTTTCTAAAGGTAGTGATAGTTGTGATGGACTAAATAGAATTACAGCGAATTTTGAtgaggaaaaattaaattctaAGGTATCAGAACCAGAAATTTTGAGCTCAATTACTTATGGTACATGCTTTAATCTAGAAAATGGAAGACTTACATCAGATATAAAGAGACATCCACATTGTAGTTTATTCGCAACATCTGTGACGTTAACTAGAAGTGTTCCTACAGCTGAATATGGTGGAACAAAAGTGACTGATAGTGGATCCCCTCCAGGTAGTACGAATTTAGATTCTAGGTCAAATCAAGCAGAAGTAGATGCATCACGAAGAGGTCAACCTGAtgcaaaaggaaaaagaggGGATTTTGGTGATAGCGGAGTAAAAATAGAAGCTGTACCTCCTGTGAAAGACGCAGCTGGTCCTATTAGATGGAAATTTGACGAGAGAGGAACACTGCAGTGTCCAtctaaaagtataaataaatatgaagaacTACTTTGCGAGTATATGGATGTATTAGTTGAAGGAAATTTTGCTACACAAATAGAAGGTACTGGGAGGTACAAAGTGAAGGTTGGAACTAAATGGACAGAAGCTGATTTAAAACTAGCACGCGAAAGAGTGAGGAAAAGAAGATCAGCTAATgaatcaaatatattaaacaacATTTTTGTCCGTATTTCTACTGGAGTTACTCTA tttaCTCCCTTCGGATCACGTTTACGTAGACAtagaaaaaggaaacaaaGGTATAGGTTTGATTTTACCGATTTATGTACACGCAAACGACCAAGGCGCTTCTTAAAACGTACTTATAGACATTCTGACAGGAGGAGATTTAACGTAGTAAATATAGATGATGAGCTTCATTCATCAAATGATTTACAAAATATCAACTGA
- a CDS encoding hypothetical protein (Plasmodium exported protein) has product MIIIFIRAFIFSCLIWIFKYSDESNICDKSRNKELNINNILNIKYSRLLSSEIRASLEDKHKCLKEKIYDLKGKSTASFEKKPYALKQNNFFQEEDNESIYNDTYQEELNYFMPRKKPQKHGASNVKNNIKEKSSTLKHYNNIQNNKNLHKSLKKLYSGNDSSLDHINSSNKRNCIINEDKINAIINYQKKHPVISPILFFFTMMITIPFFPLILIFVLYFDIRKCLK; this is encoded by the exons atgatcattatttttattagagcctttattttttcctgtcTAATATGGATATTCAAATATTCTGACGAG TCAAATATCTGCGATAAATCTCGGAACAAGGAATTGAacataaataacatattaaatattaaatatagcaGATTATTAAGCAGTGAAATAAGAGCATCGCTGGAGGATAAacataaatgtttaaaagaaaaaatatatgatttaaaaggaaaaagtactgcatcatttgaaaaaaaaccATATGCattaaagcaaaataacttttttcaAGAAGAAGATAATGAATCAATATACAATGATACGTATCAAGAAGaattgaattattttatgccACGTAAAAAACCTCAAAAACATGGAGCTTCTAACgttaagaataatataaaagaaaaatcttctacattaaaacattataataatattcagAACAATAAAAACCTACACAaatctttaaaaaagttatactCAGGGAATGATTCATCTTTAGACCACATCAACTCAAGTAATAAACGtaattgtattattaatgaagataaaattaatgctATTATAAACTATCAGAAAAAACATCCAGTAATATCTccaattttgtttttctttactaTGATGATAACAATTccgttttttcctttaattctgatttttgttttgtatttTGATATCCGAAAATGcctaaaataa